From Deltaproteobacteria bacterium, the proteins below share one genomic window:
- a CDS encoding sugar transferase, with protein MNCRKRLFDLCDSVLALVFLAPVFVVIAAAIKVSDGGPVFFRQERIGLRSEA; from the coding sequence ATGAATTGCAGAAAACGCCTGTTCGATCTTTGCGATTCCGTGCTGGCGCTGGTCTTCCTCGCGCCTGTGTTCGTTGTGATTGCTGCGGCGATCAAGGTTAGCGACGGAGGACCGGTCTTCTTCCGGCAGGAACGCATCGGGCTGAGGAGTGAGGCGTGA